One Bacteroidota bacterium genomic window carries:
- a CDS encoding GxxExxY protein: MKLDDITYKINGCAMKVHNTLGNGFQEVIYQRCLALEFEKAGLEYEREKEQTIYYEGIDVGTRRADFIVENQVVVEIKAMINLEDVHLAQAKNYVVAYDKPIGLLINFGAQSLQFKKIFNQNIV; encoded by the coding sequence ATGAAATTAGACGACATTACTTATAAAATAAATGGTTGTGCCATGAAAGTGCATAACACCTTGGGTAACGGGTTTCAGGAAGTTATATACCAAAGGTGCTTAGCTTTAGAGTTTGAGAAAGCAGGGTTGGAATACGAACGGGAGAAAGAACAAACAATTTATTACGAAGGAATAGATGTTGGTACCAGAAGGGCAGATTTTATTGTAGAAAATCAAGTAGTGGTAGAGATAAAAGCAATGATCAATTTAGAAGACGTTCATTTGGCACAGGCTAAAAATTATGTGGTAGCCTATGATAAACCAATTGGCTTGCTCATTAATTTTGGCGCACAGAGTTTACAATTTAAGAAAATATTTAATCAGAATATTGTCTGA
- a CDS encoding SAM-dependent DNA methyltransferase, producing MTATQKFEKETKELIDSLKSVCANYGLGNDGNEFKIITQVFLYKFLNDKFVYEVKKLDDKIANAEKPVEILKRYSADDYEMLTMQMSEATASIKPDHLISALFEKQNEPKFADTFDNTLLDIAKENSDIFSVITQDGEKITLFENISKYVSDKRDDFCRAIINKLIGFSFEHIFNEKFDFYATIFEYLIKDYNTNSGGKYAEYFTPHAVAKIMARCMVHGDVNNVTCYDPSAGSGTLLMNLAHQIGEDKCTIYSQDISQKSSSLLRLNLILNNLVHSIPNIVKGNTILEPYHKENGELQKFDYIVSNPPFKLDFSDYSADLDTKQNNARFFAGIPNVPKTKKESMAIYLMFLQHIMFSLKKGGKAAVVVPTGFITAQSGIDKKIRERLVDEKMLRGVVSMPSNIFAATGTNVSILFIDEADKGDVVLIDASKLGETIKDDGKNQRTVLTPDEENKIINTFNNKEVVDDFSVVVSYDDIKEKNYSFSAGQYFEVKIEYVDITHEEFETKMNGYKTNLNKLFSESSDLEKEIKKQLEGLIYGN from the coding sequence ATGACAGCCACACAGAAATTTGAGAAAGAAACCAAAGAACTTATCGACAGTTTAAAATCGGTTTGTGCCAACTATGGTTTGGGGAACGATGGAAACGAGTTTAAGATTATTACACAGGTATTTCTGTATAAATTTTTGAACGACAAATTTGTTTACGAGGTAAAAAAGCTCGATGATAAAATAGCCAATGCCGAAAAACCGGTTGAAATATTAAAAAGGTATAGTGCCGACGATTACGAAATGCTCACCATGCAAATGAGCGAGGCAACAGCAAGCATAAAGCCCGACCATTTGATAAGTGCCTTGTTCGAAAAACAAAACGAACCCAAATTTGCCGATACTTTCGACAATACCCTGCTGGATATTGCAAAAGAGAACAGCGATATATTTTCGGTAATCACACAGGATGGCGAAAAGATTACCCTTTTCGAAAACATCAGTAAATATGTATCCGATAAGCGCGATGACTTTTGCCGTGCCATTATCAATAAATTAATTGGTTTTAGCTTCGAACATATTTTTAATGAAAAATTCGATTTCTACGCTACCATTTTCGAATACCTCATTAAAGACTACAACACCAACAGCGGCGGTAAATATGCCGAATACTTTACGCCCCATGCCGTAGCAAAAATCATGGCGCGATGCATGGTGCATGGCGATGTGAACAACGTAACCTGTTACGACCCTTCGGCGGGTTCAGGTACGCTGTTAATGAACCTTGCCCACCAGATTGGCGAGGACAAATGCACCATTTATTCGCAGGATATTTCGCAGAAATCCTCAAGCCTCTTGCGTTTGAACCTTATTTTGAACAACCTTGTGCATTCCATACCCAACATTGTAAAAGGCAATACCATTTTAGAGCCCTATCATAAAGAAAACGGTGAGCTGCAAAAGTTCGATTACATCGTTTCTAATCCACCCTTTAAGCTCGATTTCTCGGATTATAGTGCCGACCTCGACACCAAGCAAAATAACGCGCGCTTTTTTGCAGGAATACCTAATGTGCCTAAAACAAAAAAAGAAAGCATGGCTATTTACCTCATGTTTTTACAGCACATTATGTTTAGCTTGAAAAAGGGAGGAAAAGCTGCTGTTGTAGTACCTACAGGTTTTATTACCGCACAAAGTGGTATAGACAAAAAAATTCGTGAGCGTTTGGTCGATGAAAAAATGCTACGCGGTGTGGTAAGCATGCCAAGCAATATTTTTGCAGCTACAGGTACAAACGTGTCTATTTTATTTATCGACGAAGCTGACAAAGGCGATGTGGTATTAATCGATGCCTCCAAATTAGGCGAAACCATTAAAGATGATGGAAAGAACCAGCGTACTGTCCTAACCCCAGACGAAGAAAATAAAATCATAAACACCTTTAACAACAAAGAGGTAGTTGACGATTTTTCTGTGGTTGTTTCGTACGACGATATTAAAGAAAAAAACTACAGCTTTAGTGCAGGGCAATATTTTGAGGTAAAAATCGAATATGTAGATATAACACACGAGGAATTTGAAACAAAGATGAACGGTTATAAAACCAATTTGAATAAGTTATTTTCTGAATCTTCTGATTTGGAAAAGGAGATTAAAAAGCAATTGGAGGGGTTGATTTATGGCAATTAA
- a CDS encoding restriction endonuclease subunit S codes for MAINHWSKMPLKSLCSRIGDGLHGTPSYDDKSEYYFINGNNLKNGKIEITPNTNRVAESDFNEGFIELNDNTLLLSINGTLGSLAFYGGQKIMLGKSAAYLNFKTDINKFFYYYFQLKDVQLYFYNVATGSTIKNLSLKAIQNFEVPVPEKTEWKAIASVLSALDSKIELNNRINAELEAMAKTLYDYWFVQFDFPYSPPLEGCPQDGVGIGKPYKSSGGKMVYNAALKREIPEGWEVKALEELGNFKNGVNYDPSNPGEIACPIINVRNISSSSYFLKNEDLDTIYLRESDVKKYAVHKESIIIARSGIPGATRLIADIAENTLYCGFAIHFELNNYENKIPVFFFLKSIEQLIQNGSGGTILKNVNQATLNALKIAITKDNSIVSKLNNAIQLMFSKINLIQKENEQLASLRDWLLPMLMNGQVRVKDVEEERLNMAAEPIVKYNG; via the coding sequence ATGGCAATTAATCATTGGTCTAAAATGCCGTTAAAGTCGCTTTGTAGTCGTATTGGTGATGGACTACACGGAACCCCTTCCTACGATGATAAAAGCGAATATTATTTCATAAATGGGAATAACCTTAAAAATGGCAAAATAGAGATAACACCCAATACAAATCGAGTTGCTGAGTCTGATTTTAACGAGGGTTTTATTGAATTAAATGATAATACACTTTTACTTTCAATAAATGGAACACTAGGTAGTTTAGCATTTTATGGAGGTCAGAAAATTATGCTTGGGAAAAGTGCAGCATATTTGAATTTCAAAACGGATATAAATAAGTTTTTCTATTACTACTTTCAATTAAAAGATGTTCAATTATATTTTTACAATGTAGCAACTGGCTCAACTATAAAAAACCTTTCGTTAAAGGCAATACAAAATTTTGAAGTTCCAGTTCCAGAAAAAACGGAATGGAAGGCAATAGCCTCGGTTCTTTCCGCCTTAGATTCCAAAATAGAACTCAACAACCGCATCAATGCCGAGTTGGAAGCAATGGCAAAAACGCTGTACGATTATTGGTTTGTACAATTCGATTTTCCCTATTCCCCTCCTTTGGAGGGGTGTCCGCAGGACGGGGTGGGTATAGGCAAACCCTATAAATCATCGGGTGGCAAAATGGTGTACAACGCAGCACTAAAAAGAGAAATTCCTGAGGGGTGGGAAGTGAAAGCATTAGAGGAGCTTGGTAATTTTAAGAATGGTGTTAATTATGACCCTTCTAACCCTGGTGAAATTGCCTGTCCAATAATTAATGTTAGAAACATAAGTTCAAGTAGTTATTTCCTTAAAAACGAAGATTTAGACACTATTTATTTGAGAGAGTCTGACGTCAAAAAGTACGCAGTACACAAAGAAAGTATAATCATTGCACGAAGCGGAATACCAGGTGCGACAAGATTAATAGCAGATATTGCAGAAAACACTTTGTATTGTGGTTTTGCTATTCATTTTGAACTAAATAATTACGAAAATAAGATTCCTGTTTTTTTCTTTTTGAAATCAATTGAACAGTTAATCCAAAATGGTTCTGGAGGCACTATTTTGAAGAATGTTAATCAAGCAACCTTAAATGCGCTTAAAATTGCAATAACAAAGGATAATTCAATTGTATCAAAACTAAATAATGCAATTCAGCTAATGTTTAGTAAGATTAACCTTATTCAAAAAGAAAACGAACAACTTGCCTCCCTCCGCGATTGGTTATTACCCATGCTTATGAACGGGCAGGTAAGGGTAAAAGATGTGGAAGAGGAAAGGTTAAATATGGCAGCAGAACCAATAGTTAAATACAATGGCTAA
- a CDS encoding DUF4395 domain-containing protein, whose protein sequence is MKNKLKFGETVEGYSIPVLNEREIRAAAGILFLFTFLSLMLIVLKGNFILIKYVITAFLADFLIRVFISPKYAPTLVLGRLIVRRQNPEYVGAAQKKFAWIIGIILAATMFILMVVVNSYSAISGIICLFCLIFLFFESAFGICLGCLFYGWFYKEKAQYCPGEICDVKARQDIQKISFLQIGMLLSYLVFILIIALTFNEILSITPVELWSKFQ, encoded by the coding sequence ATGAAGAATAAATTAAAATTTGGTGAAACCGTCGAAGGTTATTCCATTCCGGTTTTAAATGAACGAGAAATCAGGGCTGCGGCCGGAATACTCTTTTTGTTCACCTTTTTGTCGTTGATGTTAATAGTCTTAAAAGGCAACTTTATACTCATAAAATATGTCATCACGGCTTTTCTTGCCGATTTTCTGATTCGCGTTTTCATCAGTCCCAAATACGCGCCAACATTGGTTTTAGGCCGCTTAATTGTCAGGCGGCAAAATCCGGAATACGTAGGTGCGGCCCAAAAGAAATTTGCCTGGATTATTGGAATAATTCTCGCAGCTACCATGTTTATACTTATGGTAGTGGTGAATTCGTACAGTGCTATTAGCGGAATTATTTGCCTGTTCTGCCTGATTTTTCTGTTTTTCGAATCGGCTTTTGGCATCTGTCTGGGTTGCCTGTTTTATGGATGGTTCTATAAAGAAAAAGCACAGTATTGCCCGGGTGAAATATGCGATGTTAAAGCCAGACAGGATATACAAAAGATATCTTTCTTGCAAATTGGGATGCTGCTGAGCTATCTTGTTTTTATATTAATTATTGCATTGACATTTAACGAAATTCTTAGCATTACCCCAGTTGAACTGTGGTCGAAGTTCCAATAG
- a CDS encoding aminotransferase class V-fold PLP-dependent enzyme: MKAKKSLTYREQVNTHLKLMEKSETKPEISQNAIDEFRYVIRSVLETYSNVHRGSGYHSMVTTRLFDKAREIVLASLGLKSKNHVVIFCTRLGAEMLKSQLSPANYRSLSAAEYGLPIGVYALAVERKALSTKITFQTGGGTARLVAPKWVIWAKTPDKFEAGTPAIVNIIAFAHALQLTRKYGNDIFRTFTVPQSTVKEILYHDSLKPFSGKELLAELNKALIGHNSIVPTTKGDKQFINFDNAASTPTFTPILEAVFQACVQPRQVQQEIIQEVKLICSVALNFNLKNYDVLFTSNTTEAINLVAESFKHQLSDDTEPLVLNTLLEHNSNELPWRAVQGLSILRLKIDANGFIDLNELESLLKAYNLNNEFGKKRIKLVAVSGASNVLGVCNDLKKISEIVHRYHALLLVDAAQLVAHRKIDLEECGIDYLAFSAHKMYAPFGSGALIARKGLLNFETDRLKQIQLSGEENVVGIAAMGKAFVLLQRIGMDLICNHEQQLLAYALEKITQIPGITIYGLSDTYAADFHRKGGVIVFSLKGVMPFKVAKQLALQGGIGVRSGCHCSHILIKHLLKIPAKLERFQGLIVSIIPKLELPGVVRISLGMQNTKVEIDTLIQTLKEIAGKASKHDKRSSSQISPEQVKQKLKLKIERKTEEVYN; the protein is encoded by the coding sequence ATGAAAGCAAAGAAAAGCTTAACTTACAGAGAACAAGTGAATACCCATTTAAAGCTGATGGAAAAATCAGAAACCAAACCGGAAATCAGCCAAAATGCTATTGATGAATTCAGATATGTAATTCGATCAGTACTCGAAACCTATTCCAATGTACACCGTGGAAGCGGGTATCACTCCATGGTTACCACTCGGTTGTTCGACAAGGCAAGAGAAATTGTGTTGGCAAGCCTTGGTTTAAAAAGCAAAAACCATGTGGTAATCTTTTGTACCCGGCTTGGTGCAGAAATGCTGAAATCTCAGCTTAGTCCCGCAAATTATAGGAGTTTGTCGGCTGCTGAATATGGCTTGCCTATAGGTGTATATGCCCTGGCTGTAGAACGAAAAGCCCTGAGCACCAAAATTACTTTTCAGACCGGGGGCGGAACTGCCCGTCTTGTGGCTCCCAAATGGGTTATATGGGCCAAAACACCCGATAAATTCGAAGCCGGAACTCCGGCCATTGTCAACATCATCGCATTTGCCCACGCGCTGCAGTTAACCCGCAAATATGGAAATGATATTTTCAGGACTTTTACAGTTCCACAAAGTACAGTAAAGGAAATCTTGTATCACGACAGCCTGAAACCTTTTTCGGGCAAAGAGCTGTTGGCAGAACTCAACAAGGCGCTGATTGGACACAATAGCATTGTTCCGACAACAAAAGGCGACAAACAATTTATCAACTTTGATAATGCAGCCAGCACCCCTACCTTCACTCCTATTCTGGAAGCTGTATTTCAGGCTTGTGTTCAACCCCGGCAGGTTCAGCAGGAAATCATTCAGGAAGTAAAATTGATATGTTCTGTTGCATTGAATTTTAACCTGAAAAACTATGATGTTCTTTTTACCTCGAATACTACAGAAGCCATCAATCTGGTGGCCGAAAGTTTTAAACACCAGTTATCGGATGACACTGAACCCCTTGTACTGAACACCCTGCTCGAACATAACTCGAACGAATTGCCCTGGCGCGCAGTGCAAGGCTTATCCATTTTGCGCTTGAAAATTGATGCCAATGGATTTATTGATTTGAATGAGCTGGAATCACTATTAAAGGCCTATAATCTGAATAATGAGTTTGGAAAAAAGCGGATAAAACTGGTAGCAGTTTCTGGTGCATCGAATGTGCTGGGTGTGTGTAACGACCTAAAGAAAATTAGTGAAATTGTGCACCGGTACCATGCCCTCCTGCTGGTTGATGCAGCCCAGCTGGTGGCCCACCGTAAAATCGATTTGGAAGAATGTGGAATTGATTACCTGGCCTTTTCGGCCCATAAAATGTATGCCCCCTTTGGTAGTGGCGCCCTGATTGCCCGAAAGGGTCTGTTGAATTTCGAAACAGACAGGTTGAAACAAATACAGCTTTCCGGCGAAGAAAATGTGGTGGGCATTGCAGCCATGGGCAAGGCCTTTGTTCTATTACAAAGAATCGGAATGGATCTGATTTGCAACCATGAACAGCAACTTCTGGCCTATGCGCTTGAAAAAATAACACAAATACCGGGAATAACTATTTATGGATTAAGCGATACATATGCAGCTGATTTTCACCGTAAAGGCGGAGTAATTGTCTTTAGCCTGAAAGGAGTTATGCCTTTCAAAGTAGCCAAACAACTTGCCTTACAAGGAGGTATTGGGGTGAGGAGCGGTTGTCATTGTTCGCACATACTCATTAAACATTTGCTTAAAATTCCGGCCAAGCTTGAACGCTTTCAGGGATTGATTGTTAGTATTATTCCGAAACTAGAACTACCGGGGGTTGTGCGCATCAGCCTTGGAATGCAAAATACAAAAGTGGAGATTGATACATTGATACAAACACTGAAAGAAATAGCAGGAAAGGCAAGCAAGCATGACAAAAGAAGTAGCTCGCAAATTTCGCCCGAACAGGTGAAACAAAAGTTGAAATTAAAGATCGAAAGAAAAACAGAAGAAGTATATAATTAA
- a CDS encoding carboxypeptidase-like regulatory domain-containing protein, which produces MKRNIILTIGLLLQLALASGQEFMQTVRGKLTDSDSKLPLIGATVMINGTTPKIGTVTNAEGNYRLENVPIGRITLEISYLGYESKTISHIEVTSGKEVIFNLEMHESAHKMEEVVVKATKNKGEAINDMALLSARSISVEESKRYAGGFVDPSRIVSNFAGAANTPDGSSDIIVRGNAPKYMQWQLEGVEISSPYHFDDQNASFGGLTALNNNLLEASDFYTGAFAPEYGNVLSSVFDVRLKAGNNEKFEGSVGLGLLGTDVTLEGPVKAGYGGSYLLNYRYSTASLISELGLIDINGIPSYQDATLKIVLPTRNIGSFSLFALGGLSGTKIEDIAPEMASVGFSKSVYEDIQKDYDKGNYLLNTGLNHTLPINRRSYLKSTLSFSGNGISDKLYESKRVFDTNGEPVSDSTYNKRQTFDNNIQKSAYRASVTYHNKINAKHKIQIGTKYSIMDYEFEQSMVQPETDSLFTVVDFKEQIPTFENFISWKYRVSENFSIVTGIHNLNVIYNKKSTLEPRIAASWNLNQKNSFSAGYGNHSNMESIHHYFAKVKQENGGITEPNKNLGLLRAHHFVLGYERRFSKNLMAKVELYYQYLYNLPVENLDTSYFATINEGLEYRYLELVNKGTGKNYGAEITIERFFDGNYFFMVNASLFNSAYQSLEGVERNTRYNNTYLTNLLVGKEFHGLGRKENQTMSLNARAFFQGGQKYIPLLRNSNGDLMVDPENNEYYDYEKAFNESLDKVFQLNISFSYIFNRENTAHEIFIDLLNVTNNTARINEYYNESEPNSIGYVRQFGFFPNLMYKLYF; this is translated from the coding sequence ATGAAAAGGAACATTATTTTAACGATCGGATTACTCTTGCAGCTGGCTTTAGCCAGTGGGCAGGAATTTATGCAAACTGTTCGCGGAAAGCTCACAGATAGCGACAGCAAGCTACCCTTGATTGGTGCCACAGTAATGATCAATGGCACTACTCCAAAAATTGGCACGGTTACAAATGCCGAAGGAAACTATCGACTGGAAAATGTACCCATAGGACGTATCACTCTCGAGATTTCTTACTTAGGATACGAATCGAAAACTATCTCCCACATTGAGGTAACTTCAGGCAAAGAAGTCATTTTTAACCTCGAAATGCATGAGTCGGCCCATAAAATGGAAGAGGTAGTGGTGAAGGCCACTAAAAACAAAGGAGAAGCTATCAATGACATGGCTTTATTAAGCGCCCGTTCCATTTCTGTGGAAGAATCGAAACGTTATGCCGGAGGTTTTGTGGATCCTTCGCGTATTGTATCGAATTTTGCCGGTGCAGCCAATACGCCCGATGGCAGCAGCGATATCATTGTAAGGGGTAATGCGCCTAAGTATATGCAATGGCAACTGGAAGGAGTCGAAATTTCAAGTCCTTATCATTTCGATGATCAGAATGCCTCATTCGGAGGACTAACAGCACTGAATAACAATCTGCTCGAAGCTTCGGATTTTTATACCGGTGCCTTTGCTCCTGAATATGGTAATGTGTTGTCGAGTGTTTTTGATGTAAGACTCAAGGCCGGGAACAACGAAAAGTTTGAAGGCTCGGTTGGATTAGGCTTACTGGGAACTGATGTAACTTTAGAAGGTCCCGTAAAAGCCGGGTATGGAGGATCGTACCTGTTAAACTACCGTTACTCCACCGCCTCTCTGATCAGCGAATTAGGATTGATAGACATCAATGGCATTCCAAGTTACCAGGATGCTACTTTAAAAATTGTACTTCCAACCCGAAATATTGGCTCATTTTCTCTCTTTGCCCTGGGCGGATTAAGTGGAACGAAAATAGAGGATATAGCACCAGAGATGGCATCTGTCGGATTCAGTAAATCAGTTTATGAAGATATTCAGAAAGATTACGACAAAGGGAATTACCTTTTAAATACAGGTTTGAATCATACCCTGCCAATAAACAGGCGAAGCTATCTGAAATCAACACTTAGTTTCTCTGGAAACGGAATCTCGGATAAGCTTTACGAATCGAAACGGGTATTTGATACAAATGGTGAGCCTGTTTCCGATTCAACCTACAACAAACGCCAGACTTTCGATAACAATATCCAAAAATCGGCCTATCGGGCTTCGGTTACCTATCACAATAAAATAAATGCCAAACACAAAATTCAGATAGGAACCAAATATAGTATAATGGATTATGAATTTGAACAAAGCATGGTTCAGCCCGAAACAGATAGCTTGTTTACTGTTGTCGATTTTAAGGAACAGATACCAACCTTCGAAAATTTTATCAGCTGGAAATACAGAGTATCCGAAAACTTCAGCATTGTTACCGGCATCCACAATTTAAATGTTATCTACAACAAAAAAAGTACACTGGAGCCCCGAATTGCAGCAAGCTGGAACCTGAATCAAAAAAATTCGTTTAGTGCGGGTTATGGCAACCACAGCAACATGGAAAGCATTCATCACTATTTTGCAAAAGTGAAACAGGAAAATGGTGGTATCACCGAACCCAATAAAAATCTTGGATTACTAAGAGCACATCATTTTGTACTTGGCTATGAAAGGCGTTTCTCGAAAAACTTAATGGCAAAAGTGGAGCTCTATTATCAGTACCTCTACAATTTGCCAGTGGAAAACCTCGATACCAGTTATTTTGCAACCATCAACGAGGGACTCGAATACCGCTATTTGGAGCTTGTGAACAAGGGTACAGGGAAAAACTATGGAGCCGAGATTACAATCGAACGCTTTTTCGATGGTAACTATTTCTTCATGGTAAATGCCTCGCTTTTCAACTCGGCCTATCAATCGCTCGAAGGTGTTGAGCGCAATACCCGCTACAACAATACTTATCTTACCAACTTATTGGTGGGAAAAGAATTTCATGGACTTGGCCGAAAAGAAAATCAAACAATGAGTCTGAATGCCCGTGCATTTTTTCAGGGTGGACAAAAGTACATTCCCCTGTTGCGCAATAGCAACGGCGACCTGATGGTTGACCCCGAAAATAATGAATACTACGACTATGAGAAAGCTTTTAATGAATCGTTGGACAAGGTCTTTCAGTTGAATATTTCCTTTAGTTACATTTTCAACCGTGAAAATACAGCCCATGAGATATTTATCGATTTGCTCAATGTTACCAATAATACCGCCCGAATTAACGAGTACTACAACGAGTCAGAACCCAATTCAATCGGCTATGTAAGGCAGTTTGGCTTCTTCCCTAACTTAATGTACAAGCTATATTTTTAA
- a CDS encoding carboxypeptidase-like regulatory domain-containing protein: protein MKIVFGILFFCFLSSRLTANDPIKGIVLDAKTKEPLAFANIVVSGQQKGTVSNSEGNYVLAMDGISPSDTVMFYYMGYETLKIRASKLQQLTQVEMKPSSIKLREVHVSSKQLEVREILSLVRKNFAANYPDKPQKRSIFFHTYEKTPFPETNKITLKKSDFVGLDRKTFDELLDLMPREFIEYQDAVIDLFNLKENYKLLPVQAISLEEGSYQAITKEIESKLSVLFEDIEKTKAEPDVYYKIRSGLLSQKLDKNGTNDSIWKEYKNDPTNYTVETKFVQAEIVSLLSDYSTIDSKNWEFITDPAKYRYKKEGFSMYNDEQVYKISFTPQSRGKFQGTMYISMLTYAVLQLDFEFAEGVQTEQFDVLGFEHSMNMKKGRVLFEKGKNGYFIRYISANQNESARVERELSIIKKQKRFLTDKELNEIKMELEIFFDINSSWELLVLNTEEIEPEKFEEVKQPLLMKFKIEYAYTPEMWNNRTVLVPTAELKKVKRKE, encoded by the coding sequence ATGAAAATAGTATTTGGCATATTATTCTTTTGCTTTTTGAGTAGCCGGCTTACAGCCAATGACCCAATAAAGGGTATTGTGCTTGATGCCAAAACAAAGGAACCCCTGGCTTTTGCCAATATTGTGGTTTCGGGCCAGCAAAAAGGAACCGTTTCGAACAGCGAGGGTAATTATGTGCTTGCCATGGATGGCATTTCGCCCAGCGATACAGTAATGTTTTATTACATGGGTTATGAAACCTTGAAAATCAGGGCTTCGAAACTCCAGCAGTTAACTCAGGTAGAAATGAAGCCCTCTTCCATTAAACTGCGCGAGGTGCATGTATCTTCGAAACAACTCGAAGTGCGCGAAATACTCTCTTTAGTGCGAAAAAACTTTGCTGCAAATTACCCTGATAAACCTCAAAAAAGGAGTATTTTCTTTCATACTTACGAAAAGACACCCTTTCCTGAAACGAATAAAATCACACTTAAAAAATCGGATTTTGTAGGTCTGGACCGCAAAACATTCGACGAACTTTTAGATTTAATGCCTCGCGAATTTATTGAATATCAAGATGCCGTGATTGATTTATTCAACTTAAAGGAAAACTATAAGCTGCTGCCTGTGCAGGCAATTTCGCTCGAAGAGGGATCGTACCAGGCAATCACAAAAGAAATTGAAAGTAAGTTGAGTGTGCTTTTCGAAGACATCGAAAAAACCAAGGCTGAACCGGATGTTTACTATAAAATCCGATCGGGCCTGCTAAGCCAGAAGCTTGACAAGAACGGCACGAACGATTCAATCTGGAAAGAATACAAAAACGACCCCACCAACTATACAGTCGAAACCAAATTTGTACAAGCCGAAATTGTCTCTCTGCTGAGCGATTACAGCACCATCGATAGTAAAAACTGGGAATTTATCACAGACCCGGCAAAGTATCGCTATAAAAAAGAAGGCTTTTCGATGTACAACGATGAACAGGTTTATAAAATCAGCTTTACCCCGCAAAGCCGCGGAAAATTTCAAGGTACAATGTATATTTCCATGTTGACCTATGCGGTTCTGCAGCTCGATTTTGAATTTGCCGAAGGTGTACAGACCGAACAATTCGATGTGCTTGGATTCGAACATTCCATGAACATGAAGAAAGGCCGTGTACTTTTCGAAAAAGGGAAAAACGGATACTTTATCAGGTATATTTCGGCCAATCAGAACGAATCGGCACGTGTCGAACGCGAATTATCCATTATAAAAAAGCAAAAACGGTTTTTAACCGATAAGGAATTAAACGAAATAAAAATGGAACTGGAAATCTTCTTTGATATTAACAGTTCGTGGGAACTATTGGTGCTCAACACAGAGGAAATCGAACCTGAAAAATTCGAAGAAGTGAAACAACCTCTGCTCATGAAATTTAAAATTGAATATGCCTACACACCCGAAATGTGGAATAATCGAACAGTTCTGGTACCAACCGCGGAGTTAAAAAAAGTAAAAAGAAAGGAATAG
- a CDS encoding DUF2807 domain-containing protein: MKKSKILLLSTAAFILLLLISALAVLRMDVRTLVSDADKELKYIPVEVPAFSSLSVPAHWKVKVRQGRDFKIELAVKGNASFKPALVVVQETAVLNIDTTMAHSATDTVYARVTMPLVCMIHAAEGAQIRLENFTSDSIRLELQNGVLFSGKNNSFKYVSYKTRGEVHIENNNIMAN, encoded by the coding sequence ATGAAAAAATCTAAAATACTCTTGTTATCCACTGCAGCCTTTATATTGTTGTTACTTATTTCGGCACTTGCAGTATTGCGTATGGATGTCCGCACACTGGTATCGGATGCAGACAAGGAGTTAAAGTATATTCCGGTCGAAGTGCCTGCCTTCAGCAGCTTATCGGTACCAGCCCATTGGAAGGTTAAAGTTAGACAAGGCAGAGATTTTAAGATTGAACTGGCAGTAAAGGGAAATGCATCATTCAAACCAGCTCTGGTGGTAGTTCAGGAAACAGCTGTACTAAACATAGATACTACAATGGCACATTCCGCAACAGACACTGTTTATGCACGGGTTACCATGCCTTTGGTTTGCATGATACATGCTGCAGAGGGAGCACAGATCCGGCTCGAAAACTTTACTTCCGATTCCATCAGACTGGAGCTTCAAAATGGCGTCTTGTTCTCCGGTAAAAACAACAGCTTTAAATACGTGAGCTACAAAACAAGAGGCGAAGTGCACATCGAAAATAATAACATAATGGCTAACTAG